In Mus musculus strain C57BL/6J chromosome 9, GRCm38.p6 C57BL/6J, one genomic interval encodes:
- the Cgas gene encoding cyclic GMP-AMP synthase, whose amino-acid sequence MEDPRRRTTAPRAKKPSAKRAPTQPSRTRAHAESCGPQRGARSRRAERDGDTTEKPRAPGPRVHPARATELTKDAQPSAMDAAGATARPAVRVPQQQAILDPELPAVREPQPPADPEARKVVRGPSHRRGARSTGQPRAPRGSRKEPDKLKKVLDKLRLKRKDISEAAETVNKVVERLLRRMQKRESEFKGVEQLNTGSYYEHVKISAPNEFDVMFKLEVPRIELQEYYETGAFYLVKFKRIPRGNPLSHFLEGEVLSATKMLSKFRKIIKEEVKEIKDIDVSVEKEKPGSPAVTLLIRNPEEISVDIILALESKGSWPISTKEGLPIQGWLGTKVRTNLRREPFYLVPKNAKDGNSFQGETWRLSFSHTEKYILNNHGIEKTCCESSGAKCCRKECLKLMKYLLEQLKKEFQELDAFCSYHVKTAIFHMWTQDPQDSQWDPRNLSSCFDKLLAFFLECLRTEKLDHYFIPKFNLFSQELIDRKSKEFLSKKIEYERNNGFPIFDKL is encoded by the exons ATGGAAGATCCGCGTAGAAGGACGACGGCGCCACGCGCTAAGAAGCCGTCCGCGAAGCGCGCCCCGACGCAGCCCAGCAGGACCAGGGCCCACGCGGAAAGCTGCGGCCCGCAAAGGGGGGCTCGATCGCGGCGGGCGGAGCGTGACGGGGACACCACGGAGAAGCCACGTGCCCCAGGGCCCCGAGTGCATCCAGCAAGGGCCACTGAGCTCACCAAAGATGCACAGCCCTCGGCCATGGACGCGGCAGGAGCCACCGCGCGGCCTGCCGTCCGGGTGCCCCAGCAGCAGGCCATCCTGGATCCGGAGCTGCCCGCCGTACGGGAGCCCCAGCCGCCCGCGGATCCCGAGGCGCGGAAAGTCGTAAGGGGACCTAGCCACAGAAGGGGCGCGCGCTCCACCGGGCAGCCCAGAGCGCCGCGAGGGTCCAGGAAGGAACCGGACAAGCTAAAGAAGGTGCTGGACAAATTGAGATTGAAACGCAAAGATATCTCGGAGGCGGCCGAGACGGTGAATAAAGTTGTGGAACGCCTGCTGCGCAGAATGCAGAAACGGGAGTCGGAGTTCAAAGGTGTGGAGCAGCTGAACACTGGCAGCTACTATGAACATGTGAAG ATTTCTGCTCCTAATGAATTTGATGTTATGTTTAAACTGGAAGTCCCCAGGATTGAGCTACAAGAATATTATGAAACAGGTgctttctatcttgtgaaattcAAAAGAATTCCACGAGGAAATCCGCTGAGTCATTTCTTAGAAGGGGAAGTATTATCAGCTACCAAGATGCTGTCAAAGTTTAGGAAAATCATTAAAGAAGAAGTTAAAGAAATCAAAG ATATAGATGTCAGTGTGGAGAAGGAAAAACCAGGAAGCCCTGCTGTAACACTTCTTATCAGGAACCctgaagaaatctctgtggatATAATTCTGGCTTTGGAGTCAAAAGGCAGCTGGCCTATTAGTACCAAAGAAGGACTACCTATTCAAGGCTGGCTGGGCACAAAAGTGAGGACCAATCTAAGACGAGAGCCGTTTTATCTCGTACCCAAGAATGCAAAGGATGGAAATAGTTTTCAAG GAGAGACCTGgcgcctctctttctctcacactgAAAAGTACATTTTGAATAATCACGGGATAGAGAAAACATGCTGTGAATCTTCCGGAGCAAAATGCTGCAG aaaagaatgtttaaaattaatgaaatacCTTTTGGAACAGTTGAAAAAAGAGTTTCAAGAGCTGGATGCATTCTGTTCCTACCATGTGAAAACTGCCATCTTTCACATGTGGACCCAGGACCCGCAGGACAGTCAGTGGGACCCCAGGAACCTCAGCTCCTGCTTCGATAAGTTGTTAGCATTCTTTCTTGAGTGCCTCAGGACAGAGAAACTGGATCATTATTTTATTCCAAAGTTCAATCTATTCTCTCAAGAACTAATTGACCGAAAAAGTAAAGAATTTCTATCGAAGAAAATTGAATATGAAAGAAATAATGGGTTTCCAATTTTTGACAAGCTTTGA